Proteins encoded together in one Solanum lycopersicum chromosome 7, SLM_r2.1 window:
- the LOC101261044 gene encoding uncharacterized protein isoform X2, protein MDKGAILEAGEGRNTVELVKSASEKHLDLLRPSARYYSVSKGQAGDAEDREKGKYTLIRDVEDLQTGFYDKPLPCFGCGIGWFSFLLGFLCPLMWYYATILYFGNYYRKDPRERAGLAASAIAAMVFSVVLLIIAATLFL, encoded by the exons ATGGACAAGG GGGCTATTCTTGAAGCTGGAGAGGGAAGAAATACCGTTGAACTTGTGAAATCAGCCTCTGAAAAACATCTTGACCTTTTGAGGCCATCAGCTCGATATTATTCAGTGTCGAAAG GGCAAGCTGGTGATGCAGAAGACCGTGAGAAGGGAAAGTATACCTTGATTAGAGATGTAGAGGACCTTCAAACAGGGTTCTATGATAAACCTCTTCCTTGCTTTGGTTGCGGAATCGGATGGTTTTC atTTCTTCTGGGATTTCTATGCCCGTTGATGTGGTATTATGCCACGATACTTTATTTCGGAAACTACTACCGTAAGGATCCTAGAGAACGTGCTGGGCTTGCTGCATCTGCTATTGCT GCAATGGTGTTTTctgttgtcttgcttattatagCAGCAACTCTCTTCTTGTAG
- the LOC101261044 gene encoding uncharacterized protein isoform X3 — protein sequence MDKGQAGDAEDREKGKYTLIRDVEDLQTGFYDKPLPCFGCGIGWFSFLLGFLCPLMWYYATILYFGNYYRKDPRERAGLAASAIANLLSCAGNGVFCCLAYYSSNSLLVASAMQSFILI from the exons ATGGACAAGG GGCAAGCTGGTGATGCAGAAGACCGTGAGAAGGGAAAGTATACCTTGATTAGAGATGTAGAGGACCTTCAAACAGGGTTCTATGATAAACCTCTTCCTTGCTTTGGTTGCGGAATCGGATGGTTTTC atTTCTTCTGGGATTTCTATGCCCGTTGATGTGGTATTATGCCACGATACTTTATTTCGGAAACTACTACCGTAAGGATCCTAGAGAACGTGCTGGGCTTGCTGCATCTGCTATTGCT AATTTACTCTCTTGTGCAGGCAATGGTGTTTTctgttgtcttgcttattatagCAGCAACTCTCTTCTTGTAGCTTCTGCGATGCAAAGTTTCATACTAATATGA
- the LOC101261044 gene encoding uncharacterized protein isoform X1 gives MDKGAILEAGEGRNTVELVKSASEKHLDLLRPSARYYSVSKGQAGDAEDREKGKYTLIRDVEDLQTGFYDKPLPCFGCGIGWFSFLLGFLCPLMWYYATILYFGNYYRKDPRERAGLAASAIANLLSCAGNGVFCCLAYYSSNSLLVASAMQSFILI, from the exons ATGGACAAGG GGGCTATTCTTGAAGCTGGAGAGGGAAGAAATACCGTTGAACTTGTGAAATCAGCCTCTGAAAAACATCTTGACCTTTTGAGGCCATCAGCTCGATATTATTCAGTGTCGAAAG GGCAAGCTGGTGATGCAGAAGACCGTGAGAAGGGAAAGTATACCTTGATTAGAGATGTAGAGGACCTTCAAACAGGGTTCTATGATAAACCTCTTCCTTGCTTTGGTTGCGGAATCGGATGGTTTTC atTTCTTCTGGGATTTCTATGCCCGTTGATGTGGTATTATGCCACGATACTTTATTTCGGAAACTACTACCGTAAGGATCCTAGAGAACGTGCTGGGCTTGCTGCATCTGCTATTGCT AATTTACTCTCTTGTGCAGGCAATGGTGTTTTctgttgtcttgcttattatagCAGCAACTCTCTTCTTGTAGCTTCTGCGATGCAAAGTTTCATACTAATATGA